The following coding sequences are from one Sander lucioperca isolate FBNREF2018 chromosome 2, SLUC_FBN_1.2, whole genome shotgun sequence window:
- the lysmd3 gene encoding lysM and putative peptidoglycan-binding domain-containing protein 3, with protein MSSISQHYGFQSATMVQPANGGHAYLFGNNGSENDLSEEDGESYELRPRGRERMRRSTSRERMDDIVYLARDIQEGDTLNSIALQYHCSVADIKRANNFLTEQDFFALRSVKIPVRRFSVLTETHSTGPLKSASPSGTRRLAQISPCASLPSDFSTDSSSSTDSVEGFLLEKDKDIERLVKSTGPSRSSLNEVVSSLTLQQQQPLLGEVEYKPVQKKDPYYGADWGMRWWTAVAIMLVVGIVTPVFYLLYYEVLMKAEVSHHGVPTLSPHITPHGHHHGNNAGLHVGEDNNAGAGNVGNEDPQGLGVAKAGDGEHPGHEKT; from the exons ATGTCCAGTATAAGCCAGCACTATGGGTTCCAGTCAGCCACCATGGTGCAGCCTGCAAATGGCGGCCATGCCTATCTGTTTGGAAACAACGGCTCAGAGAATGACCTGTCGGAAGAGGACGGGGAGAGTTATGAGCTGCGGCCACGCGGCAGAGAGAGGATGCGGAGGAGCACCTCCAGAGAGAGGATGGACGATATTGTCTACCTGGCCAGAGATATCCAGGAGGGTGACACCCTGAACAGCATTGCCCTGCAGTACCATTGctca GTGGCCGATATAAAGCGGGCCAACAACTTCTTGACAGAGCAGGACTTCTTTGCCCTGCGGTCGGTCAAGATTCCTGTGAGGCGCTTCAGTGTCCTCACTGAGACTCACAGCACCGGGCCTCTCAAATCTGCCTCCCCCTCAGGTACCAGGCGCCTGGCCCAGATCTCACCCTGCGCCTCCCTCCCCTCTGACTTCTCCACAGACTCTTCCTCTTCCACAGACAGTGTGGAGGGATTCCTCCTGGAGAAGGACAAGGACATTGAGCGGCTGGTGAAGTCCACAGGGCCGTCTCGGAGCAGCCTGAACGAGGTTGTGTCCTCCTTAACGCTACAGCAACAGCAGCCACTGCTAGGGGAAGTGGAGTACAAACCGGTGCAGAAAAAGGACCCTTATTATGGGGCAGACTGGGGCATGAGATGGTGGACGGCTGTGGCCATCATGCTGGTTGTGGGAATCGTCACACCTGTGTTTTATCTGCTGTACTACGAGGTTCTCATGAAAGCTGAAGTCAGCCATCACGGCGTTCCCACACTATCTCCTCACATCACGCCTCACGGACATCACCATGGTAATAATGCAGGCCTTCATGTTGGAGAAGACAACAACGCAGGGGCTGGAAACGTGGGTAATGAAGATCCACAGGGACTAGGTGTGGCCAAAGCAGGAGACGGTGAACACCCAGGTCATGAGAAAACGTAA
- the polr3g gene encoding DNA-directed RNA polymerase III subunit RPC7, giving the protein MAGKGRGVAAFTFNIEALGIGRGSMPEARVGPSPLFPNTDFKPVPLKAGEDEDYMLALKQEMRGTMQQLPHNIKPQSNKAEVERYTERYLKLRQIDDENWTPDWNLLPKELMPQKKKPRAKPDAKKKTVKISRKDTEAMLTKLDELEKKGDGNPEKSDDETEKKKGNDEEEEEEIEAEEYDEEDVEEENDYIDSYFDNGEDFGAGSDDNMDAEATY; this is encoded by the exons ATGGCAGGCAAGGGTCGTGGAGTGGCTGCCTTCACCTTCAACATTGAGGCTCTGGGCATCGGCAGGGGCAGCATGCCAGAAGCCAGGGTGGGGCCCAGCCCGCTGTTTCCA AACACAGACTTTAAGCCGGTGCCTCTGAAAGCTGGGGAGGATGAGGACTACATGCTGGCCTTAAAACAGGAGATGAGGGGAACGATGCAGCAGCTACCACATAACATCAAGCCTCAGTCTAATAAAGCAG AAGTGGAGAGATACACGGAGAGATACCTGAAGCTAAGACAGATAGACGATGAGAATTGGACTCCAG ACTGGAACCTCCTCCCAAAAGAATTGATGCCCCAGAAGAAAAAACCTCGCGCTAAACCAG ACGCAAAGAAGAAAACTGTGAAGATATCGCGCAAAGACACCGAGGCTATGCTGACTAAATTAGAT GAACTGGAAAAGAAAGGTGACGGGAACCCTGAAAAATCCGACGATGAAacggaaaagaaaaaagggaatgacgaagaggaagaagaagaaatcgAAGCGGAAGAATATGACGAAGAGGATGTTGAAGAG GAAAACGACTACATTGACAGCTATTTTGACAATGGCGAAGATTTTGGCGCAGGCAGTGATGACAATATGGACGCAGAGGCTACATACTGA